One window from the genome of Rariglobus hedericola encodes:
- a CDS encoding helix-turn-helix domain-containing protein gives MDKTNDSGVIRLMSEAINRLDVLQALLRAPLQVTEFSSRVFAGRWVTPDEVIVTHRFILIQKGAMDYTVEGLKRRLTEGTQVFVPAWSRREWTVPKGPEGCRLLWCAFSSGTVTLPAVLCWRRPKEMRGEVAAFEGMRKTAGDLAERATALWMEGELKACLARFWSEAQAEEGESMRGKAVHPEVARSVNWLERHFAEVDALEAFYRTVGMSPNHFRLLFKRETGETVQAMLARLRLRRARYLVQETAMPMKQIAAETGHADPLYFSNQYRKFWGRPATADRVTGSVA, from the coding sequence ATGGACAAAACAAACGATTCAGGTGTGATCAGACTCATGAGTGAAGCCATCAACCGGCTGGATGTCTTGCAGGCGCTTTTGCGTGCGCCTTTGCAGGTGACCGAATTCAGTAGCCGGGTGTTCGCCGGGCGCTGGGTGACACCCGACGAGGTGATCGTGACGCACCGGTTTATCCTCATCCAGAAAGGAGCGATGGATTATACGGTGGAAGGATTGAAACGACGGCTGACGGAAGGGACGCAGGTGTTTGTGCCGGCTTGGTCGCGGCGCGAGTGGACGGTGCCGAAAGGGCCGGAAGGATGCAGGCTGTTGTGGTGCGCATTTTCGTCGGGAACGGTGACGCTGCCGGCGGTGCTATGCTGGCGTCGCCCGAAGGAAATGCGCGGAGAAGTGGCGGCGTTTGAGGGTATGCGCAAAACGGCGGGTGACCTCGCTGAGCGCGCGACGGCGTTGTGGATGGAAGGCGAGTTGAAGGCATGCCTGGCGCGATTCTGGAGCGAGGCACAGGCGGAGGAAGGCGAGTCAATGCGCGGGAAGGCTGTGCATCCGGAGGTGGCGCGTTCGGTGAACTGGTTGGAACGGCATTTTGCGGAGGTGGACGCGTTGGAGGCGTTTTATCGGACCGTGGGGATGAGCCCGAATCACTTCAGGCTGCTGTTCAAGCGCGAGACCGGTGAAACCGTGCAGGCGATGTTGGCGCGCCTGCGTCTGCGCCGGGCGCGGTATCTGGTGCAGGAGACCGCGATGCCGATGAAGCAGATCGCGGCGGAGACGGGACATGCGGATCCGCTGTATTTTTCGAACCAGTATCGAAAGTTCTGGGGCCGGCCGGCGACGGCGGATCGAGTGACGGGCAGCGTGGCGTGA
- a CDS encoding helix-turn-helix domain-containing protein, producing MPRQHANRFTLDFYGLQPRLVWANERTLTQEFLDMETTAAEDETVAWFIEEGEVTVTYPRGGVVNARAGEWLLLRAANGSQHFTAGTRLMSLRFHLRLRGGKPLFARRRDVVVKTGDSTKLQQAAHKLVKEFDRVSAPGTVFVVRSRLSMVDNFRIEAAFMHWLGCYVETMQAEGEKPEAASRRDARVTKALIWIEDHPMRTKFSEAKLAKRCGLGINQLGRLFRADQGISPFQYYEYRRVELAQQTLKDSTLPIKEVSFELGFSSPPHFANWFTKRVGVSPRAWRTKIKPAQETSPLKVPSRRR from the coding sequence ATGCCAAGACAGCACGCCAACCGGTTCACGTTGGATTTTTACGGGCTTCAGCCTCGTTTGGTTTGGGCCAACGAACGGACTCTTACCCAGGAGTTTCTGGATATGGAAACCACCGCCGCAGAGGACGAAACCGTCGCTTGGTTTATCGAGGAAGGCGAAGTAACCGTCACCTATCCGCGCGGTGGCGTGGTGAATGCCCGCGCGGGTGAATGGCTGTTGTTGCGCGCGGCCAACGGCAGCCAGCATTTCACGGCGGGGACGCGATTGATGTCGCTGCGCTTTCACCTGCGTTTGCGTGGAGGTAAACCGCTGTTCGCCCGCCGGCGCGATGTCGTGGTGAAGACGGGCGATTCAACGAAGCTTCAACAGGCGGCACATAAATTGGTGAAGGAATTCGACCGCGTGTCTGCGCCGGGAACGGTCTTTGTGGTTCGAAGCCGGCTAAGCATGGTGGACAACTTCCGCATCGAGGCGGCGTTCATGCATTGGCTGGGCTGTTACGTCGAAACGATGCAGGCGGAAGGTGAAAAACCCGAGGCGGCGAGCCGGCGCGATGCACGGGTGACCAAGGCGCTTATCTGGATCGAAGATCATCCGATGCGCACAAAGTTTTCAGAGGCCAAACTTGCAAAACGCTGCGGCTTGGGAATCAACCAGCTGGGGCGTCTTTTTCGTGCCGACCAAGGGATCTCTCCGTTTCAATACTACGAGTATCGGCGGGTGGAATTGGCGCAACAGACCCTCAAAGACAGCACGTTGCCGATCAAGGAAGTGAGCTTTGAACTCGGCTTCAGCTCACCTCCGCATTTTGCGAACTGGTTCACAAAGCGCGTCGGAGTATCACCGCGGGCGTGGCGGACAAAAATCAAGCCAGCCCAAGAAACGAGTCCGCTCAAAGTGCCGAGCCGCCGGCGATGA
- a CDS encoding FAD-dependent oxidoreductase codes for MPLLIHEPARATSVCHEADLCVVGGSCTGVFAAVRAARLGLSVAIIEQNTLLGGMAVAAQVNEWHSVSDTSGTVPIIGGLTREVVERLRKRGVLQELHPVYRGQFRFNSAELAIELDELIREHRIRVFLAARCVAATRDGARVTSVIIEDRSGRRAITAPLFIDASGDGNLLRHAGFAAEKPAVLQPVNLQAIVAGTSTPDGSVPWPDLEPLLATHNYPAANSRPWHFPVPGAPALTNLFGARLNGIDASDADAYTAALVEGRRLHRAYLDILRTHSADLHPVIVAWAHALGVRETWHARCHHRLTGDEILRGQPFADSIAQGTYPVDIHSTEGTVLRYLDGREEVVAKDGSHAWHRWQPDNAPVPACYHIPYRTLLPLEAENLLVAGRLLDADREAFGGVRVMVNMNQTGEAAGVAAALAHRTGTTFPQLNPSLIRAELNAGGSLLLPVS; via the coding sequence ATGCCTCTCCTCATTCACGAACCCGCACGTGCCACATCCGTCTGCCATGAGGCCGACCTCTGCGTCGTCGGCGGTTCCTGCACCGGCGTTTTCGCCGCCGTTCGCGCCGCCCGACTCGGCCTCTCCGTCGCCATTATCGAGCAAAATACCCTCCTCGGCGGCATGGCCGTTGCCGCTCAGGTCAACGAGTGGCACTCCGTCAGCGACACCTCCGGCACGGTTCCCATCATCGGCGGACTCACCCGCGAGGTCGTCGAACGCCTTCGCAAACGCGGCGTGCTCCAAGAGCTTCATCCCGTTTATCGCGGACAATTCCGCTTCAACAGCGCCGAGCTTGCCATCGAACTCGACGAACTGATCCGCGAACACCGCATCCGCGTCTTCCTCGCCGCCCGCTGCGTCGCCGCCACCCGTGACGGAGCACGCGTCACGTCCGTGATCATCGAAGACCGTTCCGGACGCCGTGCGATCACCGCCCCGCTCTTCATCGACGCTTCCGGCGACGGCAACCTCCTCCGCCACGCCGGCTTCGCCGCCGAAAAACCCGCCGTCCTCCAACCGGTAAACCTTCAGGCCATCGTCGCCGGCACCTCCACCCCCGACGGTTCCGTCCCTTGGCCCGACCTCGAGCCGCTCCTCGCTACGCACAACTACCCCGCCGCCAACAGCCGCCCGTGGCATTTCCCCGTCCCCGGAGCACCCGCCCTCACCAACCTCTTCGGCGCCCGCCTCAACGGCATCGACGCCAGCGACGCCGACGCCTACACCGCCGCGCTCGTTGAAGGACGTCGGCTGCACCGCGCCTATCTCGACATTCTCCGCACACATTCCGCCGACCTTCATCCCGTCATCGTCGCCTGGGCCCACGCCCTCGGCGTCCGCGAAACGTGGCACGCCCGCTGTCACCACCGCCTCACCGGCGACGAAATCCTCCGCGGCCAACCCTTCGCCGATTCCATCGCCCAAGGCACCTACCCCGTGGACATTCACTCGACCGAAGGCACCGTGCTGCGCTACCTCGACGGACGTGAAGAAGTCGTCGCCAAGGACGGCTCGCACGCCTGGCATCGCTGGCAACCCGACAACGCCCCCGTCCCCGCATGCTACCACATCCCCTACCGCACGCTGCTTCCCCTCGAAGCCGAAAATCTCCTCGTCGCCGGCCGCCTCTTGGATGCCGACCGCGAGGCCTTTGGCGGCGTGCGCGTGATGGTGAACATGAACCAGACCGGCGAAGCCGCCGGTGTCGCCGCCGCCCTCGCCCACCGCACCGGCACGACCTTTCCGCAACTCAACCCGTCCCTCATCCGCGCCGAACTCAACGCCGGCGGCTCCCTCCTTCTTCCCGTCTCATGA
- a CDS encoding substrate-binding domain-containing protein, producing MATAQLATEATKRLTDWIVAAHVKAGDRLPSERSLARTLDVSLYALNRAMALCIAEGRVERQGYKNFLAGAVRVPVRPACHLVVSRRSEYLAAYRRIARDRQIDLTVHTWESTEEAAALLYQLDRSGVGGVICDPPSAPGQESWVPAARQLAKHGIPVVSNSRVGDELSSITGSVEHGIELGVKHLTGLGHQELALVCEDDSAVRACWRRCCADNQRESSNDRIRHDFSWLSSRSDVDALSDVLAGEWRAVTGLVVRISHRSELQRLLGELARKGRRVPDGLSIFAVGNAPSLQTVQPRITSASIDMTLWIEMTFDLLQREMRMIERVGVLPPPAVLQVMPRLQLRESTAARAGVARPVADTVGSEPVTPAGVRESLADLEQAIRRPYSLAAKASLAERPRFASVDLRPFANRPLRFRRGWLGDLPLLSLPSGKREIHGVPFEILGGSKRTDMGAVVFRSAINQTGNARTLPGKLCIPIGVHVEAVYILHGCGYAKPLEPFARYTFHGAKGPLGTVPLVGLGRQKNDEHLAETAAAANANIQDWWSDFPHVDFPHSRMVPLLDDGDGPVKRHVFLYTLEWINPFPKRLVTHLEITADPTVPTTLGMLAVTIVKPRKG from the coding sequence ATGGCAACCGCCCAACTCGCGACCGAAGCAACCAAACGCCTGACCGACTGGATCGTGGCTGCACACGTCAAGGCGGGCGACCGGCTGCCGTCCGAACGCAGCCTCGCGCGCACTCTGGATGTGAGCCTTTATGCGCTCAACCGCGCGATGGCGCTCTGCATTGCGGAAGGACGCGTGGAGCGGCAGGGCTACAAGAATTTTCTAGCCGGAGCCGTGCGTGTGCCCGTTCGGCCGGCCTGCCATCTGGTGGTATCGCGGCGTTCGGAATATCTGGCTGCGTATCGGCGCATCGCGCGCGATCGTCAGATCGATTTAACGGTGCATACATGGGAATCCACCGAGGAAGCGGCGGCGCTGCTTTATCAACTCGACCGGTCGGGAGTGGGCGGAGTGATCTGCGATCCGCCTTCCGCGCCCGGCCAGGAATCTTGGGTGCCGGCGGCGCGGCAGTTGGCGAAGCATGGCATTCCGGTCGTGAGCAATTCACGGGTGGGCGATGAGTTGTCCTCCATCACGGGTAGCGTGGAGCATGGCATTGAATTGGGAGTGAAGCATCTGACGGGTTTGGGGCATCAGGAGCTGGCGCTGGTGTGCGAGGATGACAGTGCGGTGAGAGCCTGTTGGCGCCGGTGTTGCGCGGATAATCAGCGGGAGAGTTCGAACGACCGCATTCGCCATGATTTTTCCTGGCTGAGCAGCCGGTCCGATGTTGATGCCTTGTCGGATGTCTTGGCGGGCGAGTGGCGGGCGGTCACCGGGCTGGTGGTGCGCATCAGTCACCGGAGCGAGTTGCAACGGCTGTTGGGAGAATTGGCGCGCAAGGGACGTCGCGTGCCGGACGGCCTCTCGATTTTCGCAGTGGGCAACGCGCCAAGTCTGCAAACGGTGCAGCCGCGGATCACCTCCGCCAGCATCGACATGACGCTCTGGATCGAGATGACCTTCGATCTGTTGCAACGCGAAATGCGAATGATTGAGCGGGTCGGCGTGTTGCCACCTCCGGCCGTCTTGCAGGTGATGCCGCGCCTCCAGCTGCGGGAGTCCACGGCTGCGCGGGCGGGTGTTGCCCGGCCGGTCGCCGACACGGTGGGCAGCGAACCGGTTACACCGGCGGGCGTGCGCGAGTCTTTGGCGGACTTGGAGCAAGCGATCCGACGTCCGTATTCACTCGCGGCGAAGGCGTCGCTGGCGGAGCGTCCGCGTTTTGCCTCGGTTGATCTGCGGCCGTTCGCCAATCGTCCGCTGCGATTCCGACGCGGGTGGCTGGGCGATCTGCCTTTGCTCAGTCTGCCTTCGGGTAAGCGGGAAATTCACGGCGTGCCGTTTGAGATTCTCGGCGGTTCAAAACGCACCGACATGGGGGCGGTGGTTTTTCGTTCGGCGATCAATCAAACGGGGAATGCGCGCACGTTGCCCGGCAAACTGTGCATCCCGATCGGGGTTCACGTGGAAGCGGTTTATATTTTGCATGGCTGTGGTTATGCGAAGCCGTTGGAGCCGTTTGCCCGCTACACGTTTCACGGCGCGAAGGGACCGCTGGGCACGGTGCCGCTGGTCGGTCTCGGCCGGCAAAAAAATGACGAGCACCTCGCTGAAACCGCGGCGGCGGCGAACGCGAACATCCAAGACTGGTGGTCGGATTTCCCCCATGTGGACTTTCCGCATTCGCGCATGGTTCCCTTGCTGGACGACGGCGACGGCCCGGTTAAACGCCATGTGTTTCTCTACACGTTAGAGTGGATCAATCCGTTTCCGAAGCGGCTGGTCACGCATCTGGAAATCACTGCCGATCCGACGGTGCCGACCACGCTGGGGATGCTGGCGGTCACGATCGTCAAGCCACGCAAGGGCTGA
- a CDS encoding PEP-CTERM sorting domain-containing protein (PEP-CTERM proteins occur, often in large numbers, in the proteomes of bacteria that also encode an exosortase, a predicted intramembrane cysteine proteinase. The presence of a PEP-CTERM domain at a protein's C-terminus predicts cleavage within the sorting domain, followed by covalent anchoring to some some component of the (usually Gram-negative) cell surface. Many PEP-CTERM proteins exhibit an unusual sequence composition that includes large numbers of potential glycosylation sites. Expression of one such protein has been shown restore the ability of a bacterium to form floc, a type of biofilm.): MKNSIITSVLVGALGLVVAPSASAIVLMLDFGANPNGAPTGNTADASPYHTVAGAGFTDTSWNQVRLADINSGLVYSNNTAATGVSVNLGRNSTTDTIINLSSQPVSELAGSATTTGVYAGNSAARDGIFGTTTTNPRIGLQVGGLTAGTYDVYITARNTNTGDGQAAYDQIIYAGSSASGNFNFGSYSNSTLTYPGSSSQTTTFVSSWVAGENYVKLTVSVASGEYLNIAVAGDGTNRGFLNSVQIVSAIPEPSTYAAIGGLTVLGLATLRRRRD, from the coding sequence ATGAAAAACTCCATCATCACCTCCGTGCTTGTCGGCGCCCTTGGCCTCGTTGTCGCCCCTTCCGCTTCTGCCATCGTTCTCATGTTGGATTTCGGCGCCAACCCCAATGGTGCGCCCACCGGAAACACCGCCGACGCCAGTCCCTATCACACCGTAGCCGGAGCGGGATTCACCGATACCTCTTGGAATCAAGTCCGCTTGGCCGACATCAATTCCGGCTTGGTCTATAGCAACAACACAGCCGCCACCGGCGTCAGCGTAAACCTAGGCCGTAACTCGACGACGGACACCATCATCAACCTCTCGTCGCAGCCCGTCTCCGAGCTGGCAGGCAGCGCCACCACCACGGGTGTTTACGCCGGCAATTCTGCAGCCCGCGACGGCATCTTCGGCACCACCACCACCAATCCCCGCATCGGCCTCCAGGTCGGCGGACTTACCGCGGGCACCTACGATGTCTATATCACGGCGCGCAATACCAACACGGGTGACGGTCAAGCTGCCTACGATCAAATCATCTACGCCGGTTCATCCGCATCTGGAAACTTCAACTTCGGAAGCTACTCCAACTCGACTTTAACCTACCCCGGCAGCAGCTCACAGACGACGACCTTTGTATCCTCGTGGGTTGCGGGCGAAAACTACGTGAAGCTGACCGTCTCGGTCGCATCCGGAGAATACCTTAACATCGCTGTCGCTGGCGATGGCACCAACCGCGGTTTCCTCAATTCCGTGCAGATCGTCTCGGCCATTCCCGAGCCTTCCACCTACGCCGCGATCGGCGGTCTCACCGTCCTCGGTCTCGCCACGCTTCGCCGCCGTCGCGACTGA
- a CDS encoding beta strand repeat-containing protein, with translation MKALHCHRMRLRPFKSASVLGLAVLSAFSSSPFVHAASLYWDSDAAGTGNSITAGTGLGGSGNWDTLLGNWWSGSGTIDTTWTNGTNTAVFWGPTAGTVSLTAPITVGGLQFRTTGYMLDASVNALTFGSDSAIDLGGVAAATITGAVGGTGSVSLSRSSDSAGVFTAGTLNLNGTSTAGWSGATTIGNGTTLSLSANNQALVSTSAVTLNGGNITLANTSGGEAALNRVNDSAAITSNGGSITVTNTSGGATAYAETLGAVALTSGQLKIVSTHANEGGTQVLTLGGLTQTGTSTVAFGAGGGLNTGTNQIVVTGATATATGQIIGPWATVGISSTSQTDYAVYDANGNVLAANIAASAETLWASGATANNTLGGASALTATRNMNSLRYTGGATTLALGTFNLETNGILNAGSGLLTISGGGLIQQQGTAAANFYVNAGSNAITINSIIADNTGALTLIKTGSGALTLGANNTFTGNTIIHEGAVTATVAGAVDGNLVVGAVGGGATASFTNNSLIVGLNANKSVTIYSNGTVNFGGGAQNINSGIFIFGGAATGGNQLVVNNTAINMTGGSFAPNVAGNGFNNTFIINASSSTAVVSGNTRTNFGFQVADGAAEVDLLFSGAVTTSGANGSLVKSGAGLMLVTGNNLYQGVTTVSGGTLKAGRATNAFGSNSAVTLSNTAGVILDITGFNNAIGSLAGGGANGGNVTLGAATLTTGGNNTSTTYDGVISGTGGGLTKTGSGTQTLTRANTYTGTTTISAGTLALGSSGTIANSTVINLGTSGSQGTLDLTAKSSFAFGASQTLSGYGTVNIGGSKVVTVNGVLAPGNSAGIVNITGALALGSASTSNLEIVSRNGGAPVAGTDFDQVVVSGAVTFNGTLNINTTGLAGLVGGESFQLFSAGGTYTSGFTSVVMTGTYTPTFSNAGGVWTGSNAGLAFTFTESNGTLSVSAVPEPSTYALMAGAFALAGATLRNRKRRG, from the coding sequence ATGAAAGCACTCCATTGCCATCGCATGCGTCTTCGCCCGTTTAAGTCTGCGTCCGTTTTAGGCCTCGCCGTTCTCTCCGCTTTTTCATCTTCACCGTTCGTTCATGCGGCGTCGCTTTATTGGGACAGCGATGCGGCTGGCACCGGCAACAGCATTACGGCAGGCACGGGACTGGGAGGCTCTGGCAACTGGGATACTTTGCTTGGCAATTGGTGGTCCGGTTCCGGCACGATCGATACCACTTGGACCAATGGAACCAACACGGCCGTTTTTTGGGGCCCGACGGCAGGAACGGTTTCACTCACCGCTCCTATCACCGTCGGCGGACTGCAGTTCAGGACGACCGGCTACATGCTCGACGCCAGCGTCAACGCGTTGACCTTCGGTTCTGACAGCGCGATCGATTTGGGCGGTGTCGCCGCGGCAACCATCACGGGCGCGGTCGGCGGCACGGGCAGCGTTTCGCTCAGTCGTTCGAGCGACAGCGCGGGTGTTTTCACGGCGGGCACATTGAATCTCAACGGCACTTCGACCGCCGGGTGGTCGGGCGCAACCACGATCGGCAACGGCACGACCCTGTCACTCTCCGCCAACAATCAGGCTTTGGTGAGCACCTCGGCTGTTACGCTCAATGGCGGCAACATCACGCTCGCCAATACCAGCGGCGGGGAGGCTGCGCTGAACCGGGTGAACGACAGCGCGGCGATCACCTCCAATGGTGGCAGCATCACCGTGACCAACACCAGCGGTGGCGCCACGGCTTATGCGGAAACGCTTGGCGCGGTCGCCTTGACCAGCGGCCAGTTGAAAATCGTTTCGACCCATGCCAACGAGGGCGGCACGCAGGTGCTGACGCTGGGCGGCCTCACGCAGACCGGGACATCGACCGTTGCCTTTGGAGCGGGTGGTGGTCTGAACACGGGCACCAACCAAATCGTGGTGACGGGCGCCACCGCGACCGCCACCGGGCAGATCATCGGACCTTGGGCGACTGTAGGCATCAGCAGCACGTCGCAGACGGACTATGCCGTCTATGATGCAAACGGAAATGTCCTTGCGGCCAATATCGCGGCATCCGCCGAAACGCTCTGGGCCAGCGGAGCCACGGCGAATAATACGCTGGGCGGAGCGTCCGCTCTCACCGCCACGCGTAACATGAATTCGCTCCGTTACACCGGTGGTGCGACGACTTTGGCACTGGGGACTTTCAACTTGGAAACCAACGGCATTTTGAATGCGGGTTCCGGCCTGTTGACCATTTCGGGCGGAGGATTGATCCAGCAACAAGGCACGGCAGCGGCTAATTTTTACGTCAACGCCGGAAGCAACGCCATCACGATCAACTCCATCATCGCCGACAACACCGGAGCGCTGACGCTGATCAAGACCGGCTCGGGCGCGCTGACACTGGGAGCCAACAACACCTTCACCGGAAATACCATCATCCATGAAGGCGCCGTGACCGCAACGGTGGCCGGCGCCGTTGATGGCAATCTGGTGGTGGGCGCGGTTGGGGGAGGAGCCACTGCTTCTTTCACGAACAACAGTTTGATCGTTGGCCTTAACGCCAACAAAAGCGTTACGATTTACAGCAACGGAACCGTGAATTTCGGCGGGGGAGCGCAGAACATTAATAGCGGAATTTTTATTTTTGGCGGCGCGGCCACCGGTGGCAATCAGCTCGTCGTCAACAATACCGCGATCAACATGACCGGCGGATCTTTTGCTCCCAACGTCGCCGGAAACGGATTCAATAATACGTTCATCATTAATGCCAGTTCCTCCACCGCGGTCGTTTCGGGAAACACCCGGACCAATTTCGGATTCCAAGTGGCGGACGGTGCCGCCGAGGTAGATCTGCTTTTTAGTGGAGCTGTGACCACATCTGGCGCCAATGGAAGCCTGGTCAAGTCGGGCGCCGGCTTGATGTTGGTGACCGGTAACAATCTCTACCAAGGTGTGACGACTGTCAGCGGCGGCACGCTCAAGGCCGGCCGGGCAACCAATGCGTTTGGCTCCAACTCGGCGGTGACCTTGTCCAACACGGCGGGCGTTATCCTGGATATCACCGGGTTCAACAATGCGATCGGCTCATTGGCCGGTGGTGGAGCAAACGGCGGCAATGTCACGCTCGGTGCGGCGACCCTGACCACCGGCGGCAATAATACGAGCACCACGTATGATGGCGTTATCTCGGGAACCGGAGGCGGCCTGACCAAGACTGGCAGCGGCACCCAGACGCTCACCCGGGCGAACACCTACACGGGAACCACCACGATCTCGGCCGGCACGCTGGCCTTGGGGTCGAGCGGAACTATCGCCAACAGCACGGTCATCAACCTTGGCACATCGGGTTCGCAAGGCACGCTGGATCTCACCGCAAAGAGCAGCTTTGCCTTTGGCGCCAGCCAGACCCTGTCGGGCTACGGCACGGTGAACATCGGCGGTAGCAAGGTGGTCACGGTCAACGGTGTCCTGGCTCCCGGCAACAGCGCCGGCATCGTCAACATCACGGGTGCGCTTGCACTGGGCTCGGCCAGCACGTCCAACCTGGAAATCGTCAGCCGCAACGGTGGCGCGCCGGTGGCGGGCACAGACTTTGACCAAGTGGTCGTATCGGGAGCTGTGACATTTAACGGGACCCTGAACATCAACACCACCGGTCTTGCCGGATTGGTGGGCGGGGAAAGCTTCCAGCTCTTCAGTGCCGGCGGCACCTACACTTCGGGTTTCACGAGCGTGGTCATGACGGGCACCTACACTCCGACGTTCTCCAATGCCGGCGGAGTCTGGACAGGCAGCAATGCAGGACTCGCCTTCACCTTCACCGAGTCGAATGGCACTCTCAGTGTTTCGGCCGTTCCCGAGCCCTCCACTTATGCGTTGATGGCCGGTGCCTTTGCGCTCGCGGGTGCAACCTTGCGCAATCGCAAGCGTCGCGGCTGA
- a CDS encoding FAD-dependent oxidoreductase, whose amino-acid sequence MNTLHEPARDLPVIHEADVCVLGGSCTGLFAAIRAARLGARVVIVEKDNCFGGVATTAMVNVWHSLHDTEGKKQIIAGLTEETMNRLDRRGAVKRHELTNPSRGFTFNSEELKIELDELAREAGIKIYLHTQFAAPAPLRDSSGRLEAVFVENKSGRGAIRARVFIDATGDADLAARLGCETYFANHLQPATACARFAGWGTLSESDVGALIREHGPAYGLPPTFSWGNYVPNSDVYMLAATRIHGINPANADDLTHGEIEGRRQVRAIADILRAHAPGCRLSLEALPSRLGIRESRHIRSPYQLTGDDVLSGHEFDDAIAQGSYRVDVHHQDKPGITLRYLDGTEEFHQPGVASTRSRWRPETAVNPTYYQIPYRTLLPLNGPDNVIVAGRMLDVDPVAHAAVRVMVNMNQTGEAAGVAAVLALETNQPLRALNVATLRARLIAGGSAL is encoded by the coding sequence ATGAACACCCTCCACGAACCTGCTCGCGATCTTCCCGTCATTCATGAAGCCGATGTCTGCGTCCTCGGCGGCAGTTGCACCGGCCTCTTCGCCGCCATTCGCGCGGCCCGCCTCGGCGCGCGCGTCGTTATCGTCGAAAAAGACAACTGCTTCGGCGGCGTCGCCACCACCGCGATGGTCAACGTCTGGCACTCGCTCCACGACACCGAGGGCAAAAAACAGATCATCGCCGGCCTCACCGAGGAAACCATGAACCGCCTCGACCGCCGCGGAGCCGTCAAACGCCACGAGCTCACCAACCCGTCGCGCGGCTTCACCTTCAACTCCGAGGAACTCAAAATCGAACTCGACGAGCTCGCCCGCGAAGCCGGCATCAAAATCTATCTCCACACCCAGTTCGCCGCCCCTGCCCCGCTCCGCGATTCCTCCGGACGCCTTGAAGCCGTCTTCGTTGAAAACAAATCCGGTCGCGGCGCCATCCGTGCCCGCGTCTTCATTGACGCCACAGGTGACGCCGATCTGGCCGCGCGGCTGGGCTGCGAAACTTACTTCGCCAACCACCTCCAGCCTGCCACCGCCTGCGCCCGTTTCGCCGGCTGGGGCACCCTCAGCGAATCAGACGTAGGCGCACTCATCCGCGAACACGGTCCCGCGTATGGCCTGCCGCCCACGTTTTCCTGGGGCAACTACGTGCCCAATTCTGATGTCTACATGCTCGCCGCCACGCGCATCCACGGCATCAATCCCGCAAACGCCGACGACCTTACCCACGGCGAAATCGAGGGCCGCCGCCAGGTCCGCGCCATCGCCGACATCCTTCGCGCCCACGCTCCCGGCTGCCGCCTTTCCCTTGAAGCCCTGCCCTCGCGCCTTGGCATCCGCGAATCCCGCCACATTCGGTCACCGTATCAACTCACCGGAGACGACGTGCTCTCCGGCCATGAGTTCGACGACGCTATCGCCCAAGGCAGCTACCGCGTCGATGTCCACCACCAGGACAAGCCCGGCATCACCCTCCGCTACCTAGATGGCACTGAAGAATTCCACCAGCCTGGCGTCGCTTCCACCCGCAGCCGCTGGCGTCCCGAGACCGCGGTCAACCCCACGTATTACCAAATCCCCTACCGCACTCTTCTCCCGCTCAACGGTCCCGACAACGTCATCGTCGCCGGCCGCATGCTCGATGTTGATCCGGTCGCCCACGCCGCCGTGCGCGTGATGGTCAACATGAACCAGACCGGTGAAGCCGCCGGCGTCGCCGCCGTGCTCGCACTCGAAACCAACCAACCCCTCCGCGCCCTCAACGTCGCCACCCTCCGCGCCCGCCTCATCGCCGGCGGCTCGGCACTTTGA